From Antennarius striatus isolate MH-2024 chromosome 9, ASM4005453v1, whole genome shotgun sequence, one genomic window encodes:
- the irx1a gene encoding iroquois-class homeodomain protein IRX-1a, with protein sequence MSFPQLGYPQYLSASQAVYGSDRAGVLSPSSRGGSNEIGGSPSATAAAVTSVLGMYANPYAHNYSAFLPYTSADLALFSQMGSQYELKDSPGVHPASFAAHTSPAFYPYGQFQYGDPARPKNATRESTSTLKAWLNEHRKNPYPTKGEKIMLAIITKMTLTQVSTWFANARRRLKKENKVTWGSRSKDEEDGNLFGSGDEAEKNEDEEEIDLESIDIDKIDDNDGDQSNEDDDDKSTEGSRDHRGGVSVSGELDSLERRRTFALQAHEAFEKSKSTIQVHPGSKESSDGNNNTTRVLSPDRPGFPLPSNNKPKIWSLAETATSPDSSSQKPTSPCAPTATTHSSAPHHQIQTHPAFLPSHGLYTCQIGKFHNWTNGAFLGQNSLLNVRSFLGVNQHHHHHHQHNHHLPTQQQQQQQQQQQQQQQQQQQQQPASVVVSPVAAAAALSNDSKALPETHSPKHIDHENGVRSDSPPTQTLKSSFRPIHDRSSLLSSARSPQDATQRVLTALSSA encoded by the exons ATGTCTTTCCCCCAGCTAGGCTACCCGCAGTATCTAAGTGCCTCCCAGGCTGTGTACGGGAGCGACAGAGCCGGGGTGCTTTCGCCTTCATCCCGCGGAGGGAGCAACGAAATCGGTGGAAGTCCGTCCGCCACCGCAGCGGCGGTCACGTCAGTATTGGGCATGTACGCCAACCCGTACGCGCACAACTACAGCGCTTTTTTACCATATACCAGCGCGGACTTGGCGCTTTTCTCACAAATG GGATCCCAGTATGAGCTGAAGGACAGTCCCGGTGTTCACCCAGCCAGCTTCGCAGCGCATACCTCTCCGGCCTTCTATCCATACGGCCAGTTCCAGTACGGGGACCCGGCCAGGCCGAAGAACGCCACCCGGGAGAGCACCAGCACCCTGAAAGCCTGGCTCAACGAGCACAGGAAGAATCCCTATCCGACCAAGGGGGAGAAAATCATGCTGGCCATCATCACCAAAATGACACTGACGCAGGTCTCCACTTGGTTCGCCAACGCCAGGAGGAGACTCAAGAAGGAGAACAAGGTGACCTGGGGGAGCAGGAGCAAAGACGAAGAGGACGGGAACTTATTCGGCAGCGGGGACGAGGCGGAGAAAAacgaagacgaggaggagatCGATTTGGAGAGCATAGATATAGACAAAATCGACGACAACGACGGGGATCAAAGTAACGAGGACGATGACGATAAGTCGACGGAGGGGAGCAGGGATCACAGAGGGGGTGTCAGCGTGAGCGGAGAGTTAGACAGCCTGGAGAGAAGACGGACTTTCGCTCTGCAGGCCCATGAGGCCTTTGAGAAATCGAAAAGCACAATTCAAGTTCACCCAGGGAGTAAAGAGAGCTCGGACGGCAATAATAACACCACAAGAGTTTTGTCCCCGGACAGACCCGGTTTTCCCCTGCCGTCTAACAACAAACCTAAAATCTGGTCTTTAGCAGAAACTGCTACCAGTCCCGACAGCTCATCTCAGAAACCCACGTCCCCTTGCGCCCCGACGGCCACCACTCACTCATCAGCGCCCCACCATCAGATCCAGACGCATCCGGCCTTCCTCCCCAGCCACGGACTGTACACATGCCAGATTGGAAAGTTCCACAACTGGACAAACGGGGCTTTCCTAGGTCAGAACTCCTTGCTGAACGTGAGGTCGTTTCTGGGAGTAAACcagcaccatcatcaccatcatcaacacaACCACCACTTGCCGacccagcagcagcaacagcaacagcagcagcagcagcagcagcagcagcagcagcagcagcagcagcccgcCTCAGTGGTGGTGTCGCCCGTAGCGGCTGCAGCAGCGCTCAGCAACGACAGCAAGGCACTGCCAGAGACGCACAGTCCGAAGCACATAG ACCATGAAAATGGTGTAAGGTCTGATTCACCTCCAACACAGACCCTGAAGTCTTCCTTTCGACCCATCCATGACAG ATCCTCTCTCCTTTCCAGCGCCAGGAGTCCACAAGACGCCACGCAACGGGTCCTCACTGCTCTCTCCTCGGCTTga